A genomic region of Rubrivirga sp. SAORIC476 contains the following coding sequences:
- a CDS encoding patatin-like phospholipase family protein has product MQLADHHRTGFVGLALAGGGPEGAIYEIGVLRALDDALDGLDLNDVRVTVGVSAGAFVGASLANGITTAQLVRSAVGEEPTDHPFRPELFMSPAFGEYAKRGLQIPGLIWDAFRSVVDDPKGTSGFVSALVERLGRALPVGVFDNGPLRAYLKKLFEPAGRTDDFRQLKNPLYVVATDLDSSETIVFGEEGEDHVPISMAVQASTALPGLYPPVEIEGRYYVDGVLNKTVHASVAFEHGAGLVICVNPIVPVDTARAVAEGAMRRGRLTDRGMPGVMSQTFRTLIHSRMGTGMASYQGRYAGADLLLFEPRKDDYRMFFTNVFSFSSRKEVIEHAYRSTMEQLRDRADEVGPILERHGLTLRTSVLARQAHNVWESVGLSGERRILPTTVPTRDLRDALADLGDLLG; this is encoded by the coding sequence TGACCATCATCGCACCGGTTTCGTCGGCCTCGCCCTGGCGGGCGGCGGTCCCGAAGGCGCCATCTACGAGATCGGCGTCCTCCGCGCCCTCGACGATGCCCTCGACGGCCTCGACCTGAACGATGTCCGCGTCACGGTCGGCGTGTCTGCGGGAGCGTTCGTGGGAGCATCGCTCGCCAACGGCATCACGACGGCTCAACTGGTCCGGTCCGCAGTGGGGGAGGAGCCGACCGACCACCCGTTCCGGCCCGAGCTGTTCATGTCACCCGCCTTCGGCGAGTATGCGAAGCGTGGCCTTCAGATCCCCGGCTTGATCTGGGACGCGTTCCGCTCCGTCGTTGACGACCCGAAGGGAACGAGCGGCTTCGTGTCGGCCCTGGTCGAGCGTCTCGGGCGGGCGCTGCCGGTCGGCGTGTTCGACAACGGGCCCCTGCGCGCGTACCTCAAGAAGCTGTTCGAGCCGGCCGGGCGGACGGACGACTTCCGGCAGTTAAAGAACCCGCTGTACGTCGTCGCCACCGACCTCGACTCCAGCGAGACCATCGTCTTCGGGGAGGAGGGCGAGGACCACGTGCCTATTTCGATGGCCGTGCAGGCGTCCACCGCCCTGCCAGGTCTGTATCCGCCGGTCGAGATCGAGGGGCGCTATTACGTCGACGGCGTCCTCAACAAGACGGTCCACGCGTCGGTCGCCTTCGAGCACGGCGCCGGGCTGGTGATCTGCGTCAACCCCATCGTGCCGGTCGACACGGCCCGCGCGGTCGCCGAGGGCGCCATGCGCCGCGGGCGCCTCACGGACCGCGGCATGCCAGGCGTCATGAGCCAGACCTTCCGGACGCTCATCCACAGCCGCATGGGCACAGGGATGGCGTCCTATCAGGGACGCTACGCTGGGGCGGACCTGCTGCTTTTCGAGCCGCGCAAGGACGACTACCGGATGTTCTTCACCAACGTGTTCTCGTTCTCCTCTCGCAAGGAGGTCATTGAGCACGCCTACCGCTCGACGATGGAGCAACTCCGCGACCGTGCGGACGAGGTCGGGCCGATCCTCGAACGCCACGGGCTGACCCTGCGGACGTCCGTGCTCGCGCGTCAGGCTCACAATGTGTGGGAGAGCGTCGGATTGTCCGGCGAGCGCCGCATCCTGCCGACGACCGTCCCCACGCGGGACCTCCGGGACGCCCTCGCCGACCTCGGGGATCTGCTGGGCTAG
- a CDS encoding BON domain-containing protein, producing MSVSAQVLGYGLPHAIRALVERHQVARAKTTSDLSLARRLRDSVRASDLAVKGLTVYVHDGAVSLYGTVPGTTDRERVLSIVTTIPGVRRIVDHLRLADA from the coding sequence GTGTCAGTCAGCGCCCAGGTTCTCGGCTACGGCCTCCCTCATGCGATCCGCGCGCTCGTCGAACGCCATCAGGTCGCGCGAGCCAAGACGACCTCCGATCTCTCGCTGGCTCGCCGGCTGCGGGACAGCGTCCGGGCGTCTGACCTCGCCGTAAAGGGACTGACGGTCTACGTCCACGACGGCGCGGTCTCCCTCTACGGCACGGTGCCCGGCACCACCGACCGCGAGCGCGTGCTCTCGATCGTGACCACGATCCCCGGCGTCCGCCGGATCGTCGACCACCTCCGCCTCGCGGACGCGTAG